The proteins below are encoded in one region of Apium graveolens cultivar Ventura chromosome 4, ASM990537v1, whole genome shotgun sequence:
- the LOC141720953 gene encoding chitinase-like protein 1 — protein sequence MKKGLCFLGILVVVMVMSVNGDSSKEILVKKVKGHKVCSQGWECKQWSKYCCNQTISDLFQVYQFEDLFSKRNSPVAHAVGFWDYQSFITAAALFEPLGFGTTGGKLMQMKEIAAFLGHVGSKTSCGYGVATGGPLAWGLCYNRELSPSQSYCDDSYKYTYPCSPGAEYYGRGALPIYWNVNYGATGEALKVDLLNHPEYIEQNATLAFQAAIWRWMTEIKKGQPSSHDAFVGNWEPTKNDTLAKRTPGFGATMNILYGEMVCGQGDIDAMNNIVSHYQYYLDLMGVGREQAGPHDVLTCAEQKAFNPATASKDDS from the exons ATGAAGAAGGGGTTGTGTTTTCTTGGAATTTTGGTGGTGGTGATGGTAATGAGTGTGAATGGGGATTCTTCAAAAGAGATATTGGTGAAGAAAGTGAAGGGGCATAAAGTTTGTAGCCAGGGATGGGAATGTAAGCAATGGTCAAAGTACTGTTGTAATCAGACTATTTCTGATTTATTTCAGGTTTATCAGTTTGAGGATTTGTTTTCTAAGAGGAATTCACCTGTGGCTCATGCTGTTGGTTTTTGGGATTATCAGTCTTTTATTACGGCTGCTGCTCTGTTTGAGCCTCTTGGTTTTGGTACCACTGGTGGTAAGCTTATGCAGATGAAGGAAATTGCTGCTTTTTTGGGTCATGTCGGTAGTAAAACCTCCT GTGGTTATGGAGTAGCAACTGGGGGACCGTTGGCATGGGGTTTATGCTACAACAGAGAATTAAGTCCTAGCCAATCTTATTGTGATGATTCGTACAAGTACACATACCCGTGTTCTCCTGGGGCTGAATACTATGGACGAGGTGCTCTCCCCATTTACTG GAATGTCAACTATGGCGCTACTGGCGAGGCCCTTAAGGTGGATCTATTGAACCATCCAGAATACATTGAACAGAATGCTACCCTTGCATTCCAGGCAGCAATCTGGAGGTGGATGACGGAAATTAAGAAAGGGCAGCCTTCATCACATGATGCTTTCGTCGGCAACTGGGAGCCCACCAAAAATGACACTTTAGCCAAGCGGACTCCTGGTTTCGGTGCCACGATGAATATTCTTTATGGGGAAATGGTATGTGGTCAAGGAGATATTGATGCCATGAACAACATCGTGTCTCATTACCAGTATTATCTCGACTTGATGGGGGTTGGCCGTGAGCAGGCTGGACCACACGACGTCCTCACCTGTGCCGAGCAGAAAGCTTTCAATCCAGCAACTGCAAGTAAAGATGATTCTTGA
- the LOC141719609 gene encoding uncharacterized protein LOC141719609 translates to MWVSTYLIDDGDEDEDPFRTCYLYDVHYFNKTFDYNKVRLDLPPEFAIVDISKNASMHIVSEHFIQTCNGLVTIVGMNADVIYLLNPASTQMRKLPRCNNRSFDILWLGFGFDPLSNDYNILKVVFAYLSPEDWAPENLVLEADLYSANNDCWKKVEVPQPLRGVRPAHYSKCVHAKTGMLYMEGNDEILSFNLHSEVFEVYPIHKDETLLKISNVFDFKGSLGMMFKDDVDEGSVVSLWTLDDNVSGNVYWTKKFNFEIGFNIDWIHLYLGDGQFVALNHELGVIFYDYIKKETKKFPLLTSFPGEIISIVKYTESLVSLGGFKPLNLSGG, encoded by the coding sequence ATGTGGGTTTCTACATATCTCATTGATGAcggtgatgaagatgaagatccATTTCGAACATGTTACTTGTACGATGTTCATTACTTCAATAAGACTTTTGATTATAATAAGGTTCGTTTAGACCTGCCACCAGAGTTTGCTATTGTTGATATTTCCAAGAATGCTTCTATGCATATTGTTTCCGAACATTTTATTCAGACTTGTAATGGTCTTGTCACGATTGTTGGTATGAATGCTGATGTAATATATTTGTTGAATCCGGCTTCCACACAGATGAGGAAATTACCTAGGTGTAATAACAGGTCTTTTGATATTTTATGGTTAGGCTTTGGTTTTGACCCTCTTTCTAATGACTATAACATTCTTAAGGTTGTGTTTGCGTATCTCTCCCCTGAAGATTGGGCACCAGAAAATCTTGTATTAGAAGCGGATTTGTATTCCGCAAATAATGATTGTTGGAAAAAGGTCGAGGTTCCTCAACCACTGCGTGGTGTGAGGCCTGCTCATTATTCAAAATGTGTTCATGCTAAAACTGGGATGTTGTATATGGAAGGTAATGATGAGATATTGTCGTTCAATTTGCATAGTGAGGTGTTCGAAGTGTATCCCATTCACAAAGATGAGACGCTTTTGAAAATTTCAAATGTTTTTGATTTTAAAGGTTCTCTTGGTATGATGTTCAAAGACGACGTCGATGAAGGATCGGTCGTTAGTTTATGGACACTGGATGATAATGTGTCAGGCAATGTGTATTGGACTAAAAAGTTCAATTTTGAGATAGGTTTTAATATTGATTGGATACATCTTTATTTGGGTGATGGACAGTTTGTTGCGCTAAATCATGAGCTTGGAGTCATCTTTTATGACTATATAAAGAAAGAGACTAAGAAATTCCCCCTGCTAACGTCCTTTCCTGGAGAAATTATTTCAATTGTCAAGTACACCGAAAGCCTTGTTTCACTTGGAGGGTTTAAACCACTTAATCTAAGCGGTGGGTGA